A single region of the bacterium genome encodes:
- a CDS encoding 30S ribosomal protein S21, whose protein sequence is MVEVKRREKETAGSLIRRFTRKIQQSGVLLNARKTRFFVGPKSKLRVHREAKMRQEISEIKEQLRKLGKDEEKFDIRDKRLFKHMLKKNK, encoded by the coding sequence ATGGTTGAAGTAAAAAGGAGAGAAAAAGAAACAGCCGGCAGTCTTATCAGGCGTTTTACTCGAAAAATTCAGCAAAGCGGTGTTTTGTTAAATGCTCGAAAAACGAGATTTTTTGTGGGTCCGAAAAGCAAATTAAGGGTTCACCGAGAAGCTAAAATGCGCCAGGAAATTTCCGAGATTAAAGAGCAGCTTAGAAAGCTTGGCAAAGATGAGGAAAAATTTGATATTCGCGATAAGCGGCTTTTTAAACATATGCTGAAGAAAAATAAATAA
- a CDS encoding histidine triad nucleotide-binding protein encodes MCVFCKIVNKEIKAEILYESDDVLAFKDAHPLAPVHVLIIPKEHIEGINFLGETEKDVLLAGKMIIAAKKIAEKEGIGKKGYKLLFRVGRDGGQEVLHIHLHLLGGARLGENIQPA; translated from the coding sequence ATGTGTGTTTTTTGCAAAATAGTAAATAAAGAAATAAAAGCGGAGATTCTTTACGAAAGCGACGATGTTCTGGCTTTTAAAGACGCTCATCCTTTGGCGCCGGTTCATGTTTTGATCATACCCAAGGAGCATATTGAGGGGATAAATTTCTTGGGAGAAACGGAAAAAGACGTTCTATTGGCGGGAAAAATGATAATTGCCGCAAAAAAAATCGCGGAAAAAGAAGGAATCGGAAAAAAAGGCTATAAGCTTTTATTCCGGGTAGGGCGAGACGGCGGGCAAGAAGTTTTGCATATCCATTTACATTTATTGGGGGGCGCGAGGCTTGGAGAAAATATACAGCCGGCATAG